The following are encoded in a window of Roseimaritima ulvae genomic DNA:
- the ppk2 gene encoding polyphosphate kinase 2, giving the protein MSKNHSHAPKKMKRKDYEKELRRLQAEVCKLQEWVKHKGLRVIVIFEGRDAAGKGGTIRALTERVSPRVFRTVALPAPSDREKSQMYIQRYMAHFPAAGEVVIFDRSWYNRAGVEPVMGFCTAEQHQRFLELCPVVEKYITDGGIQLIKFWLEVGDEEQKRRFEARISDPLRQWKLSAMDLPSRSKWFEYSRARDRMLEATDTEHAPWYILPSDDKRRARLNCIDHLLSLIPYEDVPRDEIKLPKRSMKGKYDDSASLEGRQFVPSRY; this is encoded by the coding sequence ATGTCCAAAAACCACTCCCACGCGCCGAAAAAAATGAAACGCAAAGACTACGAAAAAGAACTGCGTAGACTGCAGGCGGAAGTCTGCAAGCTGCAGGAATGGGTCAAGCACAAGGGCTTGCGGGTGATCGTCATCTTTGAAGGTCGCGACGCTGCGGGCAAAGGCGGCACCATCCGGGCGCTCACCGAACGCGTCAGCCCTCGCGTGTTTCGCACCGTCGCGCTGCCCGCGCCGTCGGACCGCGAAAAATCGCAAATGTACATCCAACGCTACATGGCCCACTTCCCCGCCGCCGGCGAAGTCGTGATCTTCGACCGCAGTTGGTACAACCGCGCCGGTGTGGAACCGGTGATGGGATTTTGCACGGCTGAACAGCACCAGCGTTTTCTGGAACTCTGTCCGGTGGTCGAAAAATACATCACCGATGGCGGCATCCAGCTGATCAAATTCTGGTTGGAGGTCGGCGACGAAGAACAGAAACGGCGGTTCGAAGCTCGTATCAGTGACCCGCTGCGGCAATGGAAACTGAGTGCGATGGACTTGCCCTCGCGGAGCAAGTGGTTCGAGTACTCCAGGGCCCGCGACAGGATGCTGGAAGCTACCGACACCGAGCACGCGCCGTGGTACATTCTGCCCTCCGATGACAAACGTCGCGCCCGGCTGAACTGCATCGATCATCTGCTCAGTTTGATCCCCTACGAAGATGTTCCCCGCGACGAGATCAAACTTCCCAAACGTTCGATGAAGGGAAAGTACGACGATTCGGCGTCGCTGGAAGGGCGGCAGTTCGTGCCATCACGCTACTAA
- the gltS gene encoding sodium/glutamate symporter — protein sequence MEEFVVKGPDLIIGAIAVLAVGAAITKRVDVLSRFSIPIAVTGGLLCSILVAVVGAFGGPKITFDMALRDTLLMVFFTTIGISAKFSRLKAGGKALGILVACAGIFLVVQNGTGVLLAKAFGVHPGYGLFSGSVSLAGGHGTAIAWGQEADAAGLPNAGLIGIAFATFGLVAGGIVGGPVAERLIKKHNLTPEDSHTAATGDSESPEPLRPYSLERALSVMLVLAVCLSFGEIINRWLFSNNIKLPGFLTAMLVGILITNLADKLQRSLEVKVYDKVGEVALQLFLAMSLMSMDLSSLAGAFSTIFVVLCVQILVISLFAVFVIFRAMGSNYDAAVIAGGFCGLGMGATPVAIANMNAITAKHGASFKAFLTIPLVGAFFIDLLNAMVIKFFIGLPMLQQAPLPGS from the coding sequence ATGGAAGAATTTGTCGTCAAAGGTCCCGACCTGATTATCGGAGCCATCGCGGTGCTGGCCGTGGGTGCCGCGATCACCAAACGGGTCGATGTGCTCAGCCGCTTCAGCATTCCCATCGCGGTCACCGGAGGCTTGCTGTGCAGCATCCTGGTGGCGGTTGTCGGAGCCTTCGGCGGCCCCAAAATCACCTTTGACATGGCCCTTCGTGACACGCTGTTGATGGTCTTCTTCACCACCATCGGCATCTCCGCAAAATTCTCGCGACTCAAAGCCGGCGGCAAAGCGTTGGGAATCTTGGTGGCCTGCGCAGGGATCTTTCTGGTCGTGCAAAACGGCACCGGTGTGCTGCTGGCCAAGGCCTTCGGCGTGCACCCGGGCTATGGGCTGTTCTCGGGCAGTGTCTCCTTGGCGGGCGGCCACGGTACGGCCATCGCTTGGGGGCAGGAAGCCGACGCTGCTGGACTGCCCAACGCCGGCCTGATCGGCATCGCCTTCGCCACCTTCGGTCTGGTCGCCGGCGGCATCGTTGGCGGCCCCGTCGCCGAACGTTTGATCAAAAAACATAATCTGACACCGGAGGACTCTCATACCGCGGCGACCGGCGATTCCGAATCGCCGGAACCGCTCCGGCCTTACTCCCTGGAACGCGCGCTGAGTGTGATGTTGGTGCTGGCCGTTTGCCTGTCGTTTGGCGAAATCATCAATCGTTGGCTGTTTTCCAACAACATCAAACTGCCGGGCTTTCTGACCGCCATGCTGGTCGGCATCCTGATCACCAATTTGGCCGATAAATTGCAGCGGTCTCTGGAGGTAAAGGTTTACGACAAGGTCGGCGAAGTCGCGTTGCAATTGTTCCTGGCAATGAGCTTGATGAGCATGGACCTGTCGTCGCTGGCCGGCGCCTTCAGCACCATCTTTGTGGTGCTGTGTGTGCAGATCTTGGTGATCTCGTTGTTTGCCGTGTTTGTGATCTTTCGAGCCATGGGATCGAACTACGACGCGGCCGTGATCGCCGGTGGCTTCTGCGGGCTGGGCATGGGCGCCACGCCGGTCGCGATCGCCAACATGAACGCCATCACCGCCAAACATGGAGCCTCGTTCAAAGCCTTTCTGACGATCCCCTTGGTGGGCGCGTTTTTTATCGACCTGCTGAATGCCATGGTGATCAAGTTCTTCATCGGCCTGCCGATGCTGCAACAGGCACCGCTGCCGGGCAGCTGA
- a CDS encoding glycogen/starch/alpha-glucan phosphorylase — translation MSDTATKRNVKSYACGTADFTDDAGQECYQRHLMYDHVVPSHEASQRERFEAVARSLRDLLTQRWLLTQQTHDQENPKRVYYLSMEFLIGRALSNNIINLGIEPFVRRELQADPRQDWQEVIETEPDAGLGNGGLGRLAACFIESLATLQIPAMGYGLRYEYGIFRQTIENGFQMEQPDHWLAEGDPWEVARPRQTVQIPVGCRFELHDGVLRAAPGHTTHLLGVPYDRPVVGYGGRTINTLRLWGAASPDFFDFGEFSSGDFVGAIVDSILAETVTRVLYPDDSTRAGQALRFVQEYFLVGCSLADIVARFRRGNDDWQMLPEKVAIQMNDTHPAMAVAELMRILLDEAQLGWDEAWDLTVRTLAYTNHTLLPEALEKWPVRFFELVCPRLLEIVFEINRRFLADVQQRYPDDPRRAAGMSLIEEDGERQIRMANLAIVGSHSTNGVAQIHSDLLRTRVVADFAEMFPQRFNNKTNGVTPRRWLLAANRDLAELITESIGDGWVTDLSELRQLLPLADDAAFRQRFWETKQTAKTRFAQWLQTSTGQVVDPNSIFDSQIKRIHEYKRQLLNILHVVVLYNRLRENPALEIPSRTFFFAGKAAPAYQLAKLIIKLINNVGRVIDEDPASAGRIKVAFVPNYNVSLAERLIPASDVSEQISTAGYEASGTGNMKFMMNGALTIGTRDGATIEMAEEAGEENFFLFGLTAQQVADSRGYYNPHWHYQNEPETRAALDLIFGDHFSRDEPGIFTPIREALLDRGDYFMHLADLTSYAQAQQQLGQLYADRDAWTRKAILNVACSGKFSSDRTIAQYAEEIWNAVPCPVAEGDS, via the coding sequence ATGAGCGATACAGCGACCAAGCGAAACGTCAAATCTTACGCCTGCGGCACCGCGGACTTTACCGACGACGCGGGACAAGAGTGCTACCAGCGGCACCTGATGTACGATCACGTCGTACCGTCCCATGAGGCCAGTCAGCGGGAACGTTTTGAGGCGGTCGCCCGTTCGCTCCGCGATCTGCTGACCCAGCGATGGTTGCTGACACAACAAACCCACGATCAAGAAAATCCTAAGCGTGTTTACTATCTGTCGATGGAGTTTCTGATCGGTCGGGCGTTGTCCAACAATATTATCAATCTGGGCATTGAGCCGTTTGTTCGGCGGGAACTGCAAGCCGATCCGCGTCAGGACTGGCAGGAAGTTATCGAGACCGAACCGGATGCCGGGTTGGGCAACGGCGGCCTGGGGCGTCTGGCCGCTTGCTTCATCGAATCGCTAGCCACATTGCAAATCCCCGCTATGGGCTACGGACTGCGATACGAGTACGGCATCTTTCGTCAGACGATTGAAAACGGCTTCCAAATGGAGCAACCCGATCACTGGCTGGCAGAAGGCGACCCCTGGGAAGTCGCTCGACCACGCCAGACGGTTCAGATCCCGGTGGGCTGCCGATTTGAACTGCATGATGGGGTGCTCCGCGCCGCCCCCGGTCACACCACACACCTGTTGGGCGTTCCCTATGATCGGCCCGTGGTTGGCTACGGTGGCCGGACCATTAACACGCTGCGACTGTGGGGCGCCGCATCGCCGGACTTCTTTGACTTTGGCGAGTTCAGTTCGGGCGATTTTGTGGGTGCGATCGTCGACAGCATTTTGGCCGAGACAGTCACTCGGGTCTTGTACCCCGATGATTCCACCCGAGCCGGCCAGGCGCTGCGGTTTGTCCAGGAATACTTCTTGGTCGGCTGTTCGCTAGCCGACATCGTGGCCCGCTTCCGTCGCGGAAACGATGATTGGCAAATGCTTCCCGAGAAAGTCGCCATCCAAATGAATGACACCCACCCGGCGATGGCGGTGGCCGAGTTGATGCGGATCCTGCTGGATGAAGCTCAGCTGGGATGGGACGAGGCCTGGGACCTGACCGTCCGCACCCTGGCCTATACCAATCACACGCTGTTGCCCGAGGCGTTGGAAAAGTGGCCGGTACGATTTTTTGAACTGGTCTGTCCACGGCTGTTGGAAATCGTCTTCGAAATCAACCGCCGGTTCCTCGCCGACGTTCAGCAGCGTTACCCCGACGACCCGCGGCGGGCAGCCGGCATGAGTCTGATCGAGGAAGACGGCGAACGGCAGATTCGGATGGCGAACCTGGCCATCGTCGGATCACATAGCACCAACGGTGTGGCTCAGATTCATTCCGATTTGCTGCGCACGCGGGTGGTGGCCGATTTTGCGGAGATGTTCCCCCAGCGGTTTAACAACAAGACCAACGGCGTCACGCCGCGTCGCTGGTTGCTGGCCGCCAATCGCGACCTAGCGGAATTGATTACCGAATCGATCGGCGACGGCTGGGTCACCGACCTGAGTGAATTGCGGCAGTTGCTGCCGCTGGCCGACGATGCGGCGTTCCGCCAGCGATTTTGGGAAACCAAGCAAACGGCCAAGACACGCTTTGCCCAGTGGCTGCAAACCAGTACCGGGCAGGTCGTCGATCCCAACTCGATTTTCGACAGCCAGATCAAGCGGATTCACGAATACAAGCGGCAGTTGCTGAACATCCTGCACGTCGTCGTGCTCTACAACCGGCTGCGTGAGAATCCAGCGTTGGAGATCCCGTCGCGGACGTTCTTCTTTGCCGGCAAGGCGGCGCCGGCCTATCAGTTGGCCAAACTAATCATCAAGCTGATCAATAACGTTGGCCGCGTGATCGACGAAGACCCGGCTTCGGCAGGCCGCATCAAGGTGGCTTTTGTACCCAACTACAACGTGTCCTTAGCCGAACGGCTGATCCCCGCCAGCGACGTGTCGGAACAGATTTCCACGGCCGGTTACGAAGCCAGCGGCACGGGCAACATGAAGTTCATGATGAACGGGGCCCTGACCATCGGCACGCGCGACGGAGCCACGATCGAAATGGCCGAGGAAGCCGGCGAGGAAAACTTCTTCCTGTTCGGACTGACCGCCCAGCAAGTGGCGGATAGTCGCGGCTACTACAACCCACACTGGCACTACCAAAACGAACCGGAAACCCGCGCGGCGTTGGACCTGATCTTCGGCGATCACTTCAGCCGCGACGAACCCGGCATCTTTACTCCCATTCGCGAAGCCCTATTGGATCGCGGCGACTACTTCATGCACCTGGCCGACCTGACCTCCTACGCCCAGGCTCAGCAACAACTAGGGCAGCTTTACGCCGACCGCGATGCCTGGACCCGCAAGGCGATCCTCAACGTGGCCTGCTCCGGAAAGTTTTCCAGCGACCGCACGATTGCCCAATATGCCGAAGAAATTTGGAATGCCGTGCCCTGCCCCGTAGCCGAAGGAGACAGCTGA
- a CDS encoding transporter substrate-binding protein, with protein MSSDEKNSIDQPDDREVAADEQLGETHSLAAASGDTAPIAPSNRPVQDWVGKTLGKYQITGVLGQGGMGTVLRAHDPTLERDVAIKILAEHLAANPTALARFQSEAKAAGKLSHAHVAAIHEIGQDGACHYLVMELLTGGSVAAEIQSHGASTPLQATRTMIDACQGIAAAHAAGLIHRDIKPANLVRAADGAVKLTDFGLAKLSAANSGLQLTQTGTVIGTPYFMSPEQCQSHDVDARTDIYALGATYYCLLTGRQPYDESDSVVQVMYAHCNKDIPDPREVDASIPAACAAIVQRAMAKAPDDRYPSAEVMLRDLQTVTATLSGATPIDLPSLSGTTRPAIAPTAPQAWPRWLVGGLAGLLLLLVIGFSLRSFFSSSPPLTPQGEPIKVGVLQALSGTMSTSGNSVVDATLLAIEEINQAGGLLGRPVQAVVADGRSNTETFAQEAQRLIVDEQVSTVFGCWTSASRKTVRPIFERHDHLLVYPVQYEGMELSPNIVYMGAAPNQQIIPALSWATEQLHKRRFFLVGSDYVFPRTSGQVIKDQLQNTEAEIVGEQYVPLGSAHFESVVEAILEAKPDMILNTLNGDSNVAFFRELRKAGVQRDAIPCLSFSIGEQELRSLNIADIEGDYAASTYFQSLDTEANRAFVARFKAKHPHRVISDPMQDAYVGVHLWAQAVRETQSTDPKQIRRAMRGQRITAPEGDIRIDPETQHCFKTPRVGQIRGDGQFQIVWSADQPLAPEPYPASRTAADWKAFLHDLYVGWGNQWMSRATD; from the coding sequence ATGTCATCAGACGAAAAAAATTCAATCGACCAACCTGATGACCGGGAAGTCGCTGCGGACGAACAGCTGGGAGAAACCCACAGTCTGGCCGCCGCTTCGGGCGATACCGCGCCGATTGCGCCTAGCAACCGCCCGGTGCAGGACTGGGTCGGCAAGACGCTGGGCAAATACCAGATCACCGGCGTGCTGGGACAAGGCGGCATGGGGACGGTCCTGCGGGCACACGATCCCACCTTAGAACGCGACGTGGCGATCAAAATTCTGGCCGAACATTTGGCCGCCAATCCCACGGCTCTTGCTCGCTTTCAATCGGAAGCCAAGGCGGCGGGAAAACTGAGTCATGCCCACGTGGCAGCGATCCATGAAATCGGGCAGGACGGCGCGTGCCACTACCTGGTCATGGAATTGCTGACCGGTGGCAGTGTGGCGGCCGAAATCCAGTCCCACGGCGCGTCCACTCCGCTGCAAGCCACTCGCACCATGATCGACGCCTGCCAGGGTATCGCCGCCGCACACGCCGCAGGTCTGATCCACCGCGACATCAAACCAGCCAACCTGGTTCGTGCCGCAGACGGCGCGGTCAAATTGACCGATTTCGGCTTGGCCAAACTATCGGCGGCCAACTCGGGTCTGCAACTGACCCAAACCGGCACGGTGATCGGAACGCCGTACTTCATGAGTCCCGAACAATGCCAGAGCCATGACGTCGATGCGCGCACCGACATCTATGCCCTGGGTGCGACCTACTACTGTCTGTTGACCGGCCGCCAGCCGTACGACGAATCCGACAGTGTGGTGCAGGTGATGTACGCCCACTGCAACAAGGACATTCCCGATCCGCGCGAGGTCGACGCGTCGATCCCGGCCGCCTGTGCAGCGATCGTTCAACGCGCCATGGCCAAAGCTCCGGACGATCGCTATCCGTCCGCCGAGGTTATGTTGCGGGACTTGCAAACCGTCACCGCGACGCTGTCAGGTGCCACGCCCATCGATCTGCCCAGCCTTTCGGGAACGACTCGCCCGGCGATTGCGCCGACCGCACCGCAGGCTTGGCCTCGCTGGCTGGTCGGTGGCCTAGCCGGCCTGTTGTTGCTGTTGGTGATCGGTTTTTCGCTGCGAAGTTTCTTCTCCTCCTCGCCGCCGCTGACTCCGCAGGGCGAACCCATCAAGGTTGGTGTGCTGCAAGCGCTCAGCGGCACGATGTCGACCAGCGGGAACAGCGTGGTGGATGCCACGCTGCTGGCAATCGAAGAAATCAATCAAGCCGGCGGCCTGTTGGGTCGGCCCGTCCAAGCGGTTGTGGCCGACGGTCGCTCGAATACCGAAACTTTTGCGCAAGAAGCTCAGCGGCTGATCGTGGACGAACAGGTCAGCACGGTGTTTGGTTGCTGGACGTCCGCCTCTCGCAAAACCGTCCGACCGATTTTTGAACGCCACGATCACTTGCTGGTCTATCCCGTTCAATACGAAGGCATGGAACTTTCACCCAACATTGTTTACATGGGAGCCGCCCCCAACCAGCAGATCATACCAGCCCTCTCCTGGGCCACCGAACAACTGCACAAGAGGCGGTTCTTCCTGGTCGGTTCCGATTATGTGTTTCCACGCACCTCCGGTCAGGTCATCAAAGACCAACTGCAGAACACTGAGGCGGAAATTGTCGGCGAACAGTACGTGCCGCTGGGCAGCGCGCACTTCGAGTCGGTCGTAGAAGCGATTTTGGAAGCCAAACCGGACATGATCCTGAACACATTAAACGGGGACTCCAATGTGGCCTTCTTCCGCGAGCTGCGAAAAGCCGGCGTGCAGCGAGATGCCATCCCCTGCTTGTCCTTCAGTATCGGCGAACAGGAACTGCGCAGCTTGAATATCGCCGATATCGAAGGCGACTACGCGGCTTCGACGTATTTCCAATCGCTCGATACCGAAGCCAACCGAGCCTTCGTCGCCCGTTTTAAAGCCAAACACCCCCATCGCGTGATTTCGGATCCCATGCAGGACGCCTACGTGGGAGTTCACCTGTGGGCGCAGGCGGTGCGAGAAACGCAGAGCACCGATCCCAAACAGATCCGCCGGGCAATGCGGGGCCAACGCATCACCGCACCCGAAGGCGATATCCGCATCGATCCCGAAACCCAGCATTGTTTTAAAACCCCGCGTGTGGGCCAAATTCGCGGCGATGGACAATTCCAGATCGTCTGGAGTGCCGACCAACCGCTGGCTCCCGAACCGTATCCCGCCAGCCGCACGGCCGCAGACTGGAAAGCCTTCCTACACGATCTGTACGTCGGCTGGGGGAACCAGTGGATGTCCCGTGCAACCGATTGA
- a CDS encoding acetate/propionate family kinase: MNLLILNAGSSSLKCTLMDAEQDAVLARGMADWAGAETQYRYQGPEHNENTEHTGRGNHADPVQVDWKGHAAAVRRFISDLQHVEPLALPDPSSLVAVGHRIVHGGEFTSSVRITAEVRSRIAALAELAPLHNRPSLETLAAAEAELPRVPHIAVFDTTFHASLSPEAFTYPIPHQWTQRWGIRRYGFHGLSHAYCARRAAEMLNRPASDLRLVICHLGHGCSAAAVRGGRSVDTTMGFTPLEGLMMATRSGSIDPEIVAYMQHHQGLSAEQVEHALQRESGLWGVSGVSADMREVLAAAQSGHQQSRLAVAIYTRRIRQAVGAFAVTMGGIDALVFTAGVGEHAAEVRASVCDGLECLGLELDAQANATCQPDADIALPHSPGRILIISTREDLTILREVRDVLSTNPLTN, encoded by the coding sequence ATGAACCTGCTGATACTGAATGCGGGCTCAAGCAGTCTGAAATGCACTCTGATGGATGCGGAACAGGACGCCGTGCTCGCCCGCGGCATGGCGGACTGGGCGGGAGCCGAAACCCAATATCGCTATCAAGGCCCTGAGCATAACGAGAACACCGAACACACCGGTCGCGGCAACCACGCCGACCCCGTGCAAGTCGATTGGAAGGGGCACGCCGCCGCGGTCCGTCGGTTTATCTCCGACCTGCAACACGTCGAACCGCTGGCCTTGCCGGATCCATCGTCGCTGGTCGCCGTTGGACATCGGATCGTTCATGGCGGCGAATTTACTTCTTCGGTTCGCATCACGGCCGAAGTGCGCTCACGGATCGCGGCCCTGGCCGAATTGGCGCCGCTGCATAATCGGCCCAGCCTGGAAACGCTGGCGGCGGCCGAAGCGGAACTGCCGCGGGTGCCGCACATCGCCGTCTTCGACACCACCTTCCATGCCAGCTTGTCGCCCGAGGCCTTCACGTATCCGATTCCCCATCAGTGGACCCAGCGATGGGGAATCCGGCGTTACGGCTTTCACGGGCTCAGCCACGCCTATTGCGCCCGCCGCGCCGCGGAGATGTTGAATCGCCCGGCGAGCGATTTGCGACTGGTGATCTGCCATCTGGGACACGGTTGTTCGGCCGCCGCCGTGCGGGGAGGCCGCAGCGTCGACACCACCATGGGCTTCACGCCCCTGGAAGGATTGATGATGGCCACCCGCAGCGGTTCGATCGATCCGGAAATCGTGGCCTACATGCAGCATCATCAGGGACTGAGCGCCGAACAAGTCGAACATGCTCTCCAACGGGAATCCGGTTTGTGGGGCGTCTCGGGCGTTTCGGCGGACATGCGCGAAGTGTTGGCGGCGGCCCAAAGCGGTCACCAACAATCTCGGCTGGCGGTGGCAATCTACACACGGCGAATCCGACAAGCCGTGGGAGCTTTCGCCGTCACGATGGGCGGCATCGATGCGTTGGTGTTCACCGCCGGAGTGGGGGAACACGCCGCCGAGGTCCGGGCTTCGGTTTGCGATGGGCTGGAGTGTCTGGGTTTGGAACTGGACGCCCAAGCCAACGCAACATGCCAACCGGACGCCGACATCGCCCTGCCCCACTCACCGGGCCGCATCCTGATCATCTCCACCCGAGAAGACCTCACGATCCTGCGTGAAGTCCGCGACGTGCTTTCCACTAACCCACTAACCAACTAA
- the glgX gene encoding glycogen debranching protein GlgX, translated as MTQANLIGQSSPLGATVVEGGVNFSLFSRTATSVELLLFDHTDAAAPARVIPIKPKSNRTYHYWHTFVPEIHAGQLYGYRVHGPCDPGRGIRMDANKVLLDPYGRGVVVPTGYDREAASEPGDNAATALKSVVVDPAAYDWEGDQPLQRAASQTIIYEMHVRGFTRHPSSGIEESKRGTYAGLIEKIPYLKQLGITAVELLPVFQFDAGDAPRGKINYWGYAPISFFAPHAAYSSGQQPLAAVDEFRDMVKALHRAGIEVILDVVFNHTAEGDQRGPKLCFRGVDNPTYYMLENGGERYANYSGCGNTVNANHPIVRRMIVDSLRYWVQEMHVDGFRFDLASILSRDPAGHPLPNPPVLWDIESDPALAGTKLLAEAWDAAGLYQVGSFVGDAWREWNGRFRDDVRDFFRGQPGSVRRVADRIVGSPEIYGHKEREAEQSVNFVTCHDGFTLNDLVSYNGKHNEDNGEQNRDGGDDNRSWNCGVEGPSDAPQVTALRDRQVKNFLTTTLLSLGVPMILMGDEVRHTQRGNNNAYCQDNELSWFDWSNLDRHADLRRFVSLLCARRMLRNVDPDRQRISVIRLLREANKAWHGVRLHQPDWGDASHCIAFGGELRRAGLRFHLILNAYWEPLEFELPELDHGRWRRWIDTGCESPDDIVPWEQAPQISGNSYRAIDRSVVMLYANTNQPEGVGNE; from the coding sequence ATGACACAAGCCAACCTGATCGGTCAAAGTTCGCCCCTGGGCGCCACCGTCGTGGAGGGCGGCGTCAACTTCAGTCTCTTCTCGCGGACGGCCACGTCCGTCGAATTGCTGTTGTTCGATCACACCGACGCCGCAGCCCCCGCACGTGTGATTCCGATCAAGCCCAAATCGAATCGGACCTATCACTACTGGCATACCTTTGTTCCCGAAATCCATGCCGGGCAACTGTATGGTTATCGCGTGCACGGCCCCTGCGATCCCGGCCGGGGAATCCGCATGGATGCGAACAAAGTTCTGCTGGATCCCTACGGCCGTGGCGTGGTCGTGCCCACGGGATACGATCGTGAGGCGGCGTCAGAACCCGGCGACAACGCGGCCACCGCGCTGAAGAGCGTCGTCGTCGATCCGGCAGCATACGATTGGGAAGGTGATCAACCGCTACAGCGAGCGGCATCGCAAACGATTATTTACGAGATGCACGTGCGTGGGTTCACGCGTCACCCCAGTTCCGGCATCGAAGAATCCAAACGCGGAACCTACGCCGGTCTGATTGAGAAAATTCCGTACCTAAAACAACTCGGGATCACCGCTGTCGAACTGCTGCCGGTCTTCCAGTTTGACGCAGGCGATGCACCTCGGGGAAAAATCAACTACTGGGGCTACGCGCCGATTTCGTTCTTCGCGCCCCATGCCGCCTACAGTTCTGGACAGCAACCGTTGGCCGCGGTCGATGAATTTCGCGACATGGTCAAAGCCCTGCACCGGGCGGGCATCGAAGTCATTCTAGACGTGGTCTTCAATCACACCGCCGAAGGCGACCAACGGGGTCCGAAGCTGTGTTTTCGCGGCGTCGACAACCCCACCTACTACATGCTGGAAAACGGCGGCGAGCGTTACGCGAATTACTCCGGTTGCGGCAACACGGTCAACGCCAATCACCCCATCGTGCGCCGAATGATCGTCGACAGCCTCCGCTATTGGGTGCAAGAGATGCACGTCGACGGCTTTCGCTTTGACCTGGCATCCATCCTGTCACGCGATCCGGCGGGACATCCGCTGCCCAATCCTCCGGTGCTTTGGGACATCGAATCCGATCCGGCGCTGGCCGGCACTAAACTGTTGGCCGAAGCTTGGGACGCGGCCGGGCTGTATCAGGTGGGCAGCTTTGTCGGTGACGCCTGGCGAGAATGGAATGGCCGCTTCCGAGACGACGTCCGCGACTTCTTTCGCGGCCAACCAGGTTCCGTCAGACGGGTCGCGGACCGGATTGTCGGCAGCCCCGAAATCTATGGGCACAAAGAACGCGAAGCGGAACAGAGCGTCAACTTTGTGACCTGCCACGACGGTTTTACCCTGAACGATCTGGTTTCCTACAACGGCAAACACAACGAGGACAACGGCGAACAAAATCGCGACGGCGGCGACGACAATCGCAGCTGGAATTGCGGCGTCGAAGGCCCCAGCGACGCCCCTCAGGTGACCGCCCTCCGCGACCGCCAGGTGAAAAACTTTCTCACCACCACGCTGTTATCCCTGGGCGTTCCGATGATCCTAATGGGCGACGAAGTTCGCCACACCCAGCGCGGTAACAACAACGCCTACTGCCAGGACAATGAACTCAGTTGGTTCGATTGGTCCAATCTGGATCGGCACGCGGACCTGCGACGCTTTGTGTCCCTGCTGTGCGCACGCCGCATGCTTCGCAATGTCGATCCTGATCGCCAGCGGATCAGCGTGATCCGTTTGCTGCGTGAAGCGAACAAGGCATGGCACGGCGTGCGGTTGCATCAGCCCGATTGGGGCGACGCCTCTCACTGCATCGCCTTTGGTGGCGAATTACGCCGCGCGGGTCTGCGTTTTCATCTAATCCTAAACGCTTACTGGGAACCGCTGGAATTTGAACTACCGGAATTGGATCACGGTCGCTGGCGGCGGTGGATCGACACCGGATGCGAGTCTCCCGATGACATCGTTCCCTGGGAACAGGCACCACAAATCAGCGGTAACTCATATCGTGCCATCGATCGTTCGGTTGTGATGCTGTACGCCAACACGAACCAGCCGGAAGGAGTTGGTAACGAATGA